One genomic window of Solanum stenotomum isolate F172 chromosome 9, ASM1918654v1, whole genome shotgun sequence includes the following:
- the LOC125876835 gene encoding uncharacterized protein LOC125876835 — MDSSSKLFQISRELSVGHSSRIYDYRRGEGVPFEWEKQPGTPKINPTKEDVNIPLSPPPSFQSIGLTKPCFDDHDESKHFKVWLTNKMKKLHSSKRFVKSRDGDDSFNNSSSSSFDSNTKERDKFSRDLMEDSYCCNLTSMDKEEGYRKMHKREEIGERLFVERIVSRMSSVDQSYYRSTVEGIPFKWEMQPGTPMAIHTPQNEVIPPPSPPPMIQSLAFPKPCIPHHDQDNTPSNTWEKIKRMIKSSHQVRRRNSVISSSILKKKVLPLSKLTKDVLGRKFCFNPWKIKANLASSRRI, encoded by the exons atgGATTCATCAAGCAAATTGTTCCAAATTTCTAGAGAGTTATCAGTAGGACATTCTTCAAGAATTTATGATTATAGAAGAGGTGAAGGGGTTCCATTTGAATGGGAAAAGCAGCCTGGAACCCCTAAAATTAATCCAACAAAAGAAGATGTCAATATACCGCTTAGCCCTCCACCTTCATTTCAAAGCATAGGGCTTACTAAACCTTGTTTTGATGATCATGATGAATCAAAACATTTCAAGGTTTGGCTTACAAACAAGATGAAGAAATTGCATTCATCAAAAAGATTTGTGAAATCGCGTGATGGAGACGATTCGTTTAACAACTCTAGTTCATCTTCATTTGATTCAAACACTAAAGAGAGGGATAAATTTTCAAGGGATTTAATGGAGGATTCATATTGTTGCAATCTCACATCAATG GATAAAGAGGAGGGCTATAGAAAAATGCACAAGAGAGAAGAAATTGGTGAAAGATTATTTGTTGAGAGAATAGTTTCAAGAATGTCATCAGTAGACCAATCTTACTATAGAAGCACAGTAGAAGGAATTCCCTTCAAATGGGAAATGCAGCCAGGTACTCCTATGGCTATACATACACCACAAAATGAAGTCATTCCACCACCTAGCCCTCCACCAATGATACAAAGTTTGGCATTCCCTAAACCTTGTATTCCTCATCATGATCAAGACAATACACCTTCTAATACTTGGGAGAAAATCAAGAGAATGATCAAAAGTAGTCATCAAGTAAGGCGCCGCAATTCAGTTATATCTTCTTCTATCTTGAAAAAGAAAGTGCTACCCTTGTCTAAACTTACAAAAGACGTCTTGGGGAGGAAATTTTGCTTCAATCCATGGAAGATTAAAGCAAATCTTGCGTCTTCAAGACGCATATGA
- the LOC125876278 gene encoding replication protein A 32 kDa subunit A, whose amino-acid sequence MFGSSQLDSFSGGGFMPSQSTQAADASRTSAKSRENPPLLPLTVKQISQAVQSSDEKSNFVIDGVDVNNVRLVGMAYKKSERVTDVSFTINDGTGRIECTRWVNDAVDTKEVEQISDGMYVRVHGHLKGFQGKTQLVVFAIRPITDYNEVATHFLECIYVHHCNRKSQSGLSVSTPSKTDVPAAVSAPSSGYNSNQFSANLSIDGLKGIEKIVIDYLEQPSSLAQEKGIHRNEIAQHLRVPLEKIKEAIESLESEGLVYSTIDECHFKSTSA is encoded by the exons ATGTTCGGTAGCAGTCAATTGGATTCATTCTCCGGCGGAGGTTTCATGCCTTCTCAGTCCACTCAAGCCGCGGATGCTTCACGCACTTCCGCTAAG AGTCGTGAAAACCCACCTCTGCTTCCGCTAACAGTGAAACAGATAAGTCAAGCAGTTCAATCAAGTGATGAGAAATCTAACTTTGTTATTGATGGTGTCGATGTCAACAAT GTGAGATTGGTAGGGATGGCATATAAAAAATCTGAGAGAGTGACAGATGTATCGTTTACGATTAATGATGGAACTGGTCGCATTGAATGTACTAGATG GGTGAATGATGCTGTGGATACCAAGGAAGTGGAGCAAATATC GGATGGAATGTATGTCAGAGTCCATGGACACTTGAAAGGTTTTCAGGGTAAAACACAACTAGTGGTATTTGCTATCAG ACCTATAACTGATTATAATGAGGTTGCTACCCACTTCCTTGAATGTATCTATGTCCATCACTGCAATAGGAAGTCACAG AGTGGTCTCTCTGTCTCCACTCCCAGCAAAACTGATGTGCCTGCAGCAGTTAGTGCCCCTTCAAGTGGATACAATTCCAATCAA TTCTCTGCAAATTTGAGCATTGATGGACTCAAGGGCATAGAAAAGATTGTTATAGATTATTTGGAACAGCCGTCCTCACT TGCACAGGAGAAAGGGATACACCGGAATGAAATTGCTCAACACCTTAGAGTTCCTttggagaaaatcaa GGAAGCAATAGAATCTCTTGAATCGGAAGGGCTGGTTTACTCTACCATTGATGAATGTCACTTCAAGTCGACAAGTGCTTAA